One window from the genome of Sesamum indicum cultivar Zhongzhi No. 13 linkage group LG15, S_indicum_v1.0, whole genome shotgun sequence encodes:
- the LOC105178276 gene encoding uncharacterized protein LOC105178276 isoform X2 has protein sequence MHSKGEGINCRNFLAISSMMSTQTTNSSSSYHLISYHGKGCKKEETITSNVVSTMIKSELKIDRARCFLAFRPKYGIFMGIPKSGNFKIKASASPNNPPSSWQKWLLGLLLTVILPALGYKGGLFLNLKSKIDKAIETVEHVTEVVEEVAEEAEKIVEEVEEKLPGDSQIKEALESLDDLAKKAVLEAKNAQDVVHKVKDAEQQMEETMIKNGKAQAKK, from the exons atgcaTTCAAAAGGAGAGGGAATCAACTGTCGGAATTTTCTTGCAATATCATCAATGATGTCTACTCAAACCACAAATTCCTCCTCAAGCTACCACTTGATCAGCTACCATGGCAAAGGTtgcaagaaagaagaaacgaTTACGTCCAACGTCGTCTCAACGATGATTAAAAGTGAACTAAAGATCGATCGAGCTCGATGTTTCTTGGCATTCAGGCCCAAATATGGAATTTTTAT GGGTATACCTAAATCGGGCAACTTCAAAATCAAGGCCTCAGCTTCACCAAACAATCCCCCCTCTTCATG GCAAAAATGGTTGTTGGGATTGCTGCTGACAGTGATTCTACCAGCACTTGGGTACAAAGGAGGGCTCTTCTTAAACCTTAAAA GCAAGATCGACAAAGCCATAGAGACAGTGGAGCATGTGACGGAAGTGGTGGAGGAGGTGGCTGAGGAGGCGGAGAAGATCGTGGAGGAGGTGGAGGAGAAGCTCCCCGGAGATTCCCAGATCAAGGAAGCGCTCGAATCGCTTGACGATCTAGCTAAGAAGGCAGTTCTTGAAGCCAAAAACGCCCAAGATGTTGTTCACAAG GTAAAAGATGCGGAACAACAGATGGAGGAGACGATGATTAAAAATGGTAAAGCTCAAGCTAAAAAGTAG
- the LOC105178276 gene encoding uncharacterized protein LOC105178276 isoform X1 — protein MHSKGEGINCRNFLAISSMMSTQTTNSSSSYHLISYHGKGCKKEETITSNVVSTMIKSELKIDRARCFLAFRPKYGIFIYRPCYRGIPKSGNFKIKASASPNNPPSSWQKWLLGLLLTVILPALGYKGGLFLNLKSKIDKAIETVEHVTEVVEEVAEEAEKIVEEVEEKLPGDSQIKEALESLDDLAKKAVLEAKNAQDVVHKVKDAEQQMEETMIKNGKAQAKK, from the exons atgcaTTCAAAAGGAGAGGGAATCAACTGTCGGAATTTTCTTGCAATATCATCAATGATGTCTACTCAAACCACAAATTCCTCCTCAAGCTACCACTTGATCAGCTACCATGGCAAAGGTtgcaagaaagaagaaacgaTTACGTCCAACGTCGTCTCAACGATGATTAAAAGTGAACTAAAGATCGATCGAGCTCGATGTTTCTTGGCATTCAGGCCCAAATATGGAATTTTTAT ATATCGACCATGTTATAGGGGTATACCTAAATCGGGCAACTTCAAAATCAAGGCCTCAGCTTCACCAAACAATCCCCCCTCTTCATG GCAAAAATGGTTGTTGGGATTGCTGCTGACAGTGATTCTACCAGCACTTGGGTACAAAGGAGGGCTCTTCTTAAACCTTAAAA GCAAGATCGACAAAGCCATAGAGACAGTGGAGCATGTGACGGAAGTGGTGGAGGAGGTGGCTGAGGAGGCGGAGAAGATCGTGGAGGAGGTGGAGGAGAAGCTCCCCGGAGATTCCCAGATCAAGGAAGCGCTCGAATCGCTTGACGATCTAGCTAAGAAGGCAGTTCTTGAAGCCAAAAACGCCCAAGATGTTGTTCACAAG GTAAAAGATGCGGAACAACAGATGGAGGAGACGATGATTAAAAATGGTAAAGCTCAAGCTAAAAAGTAG